The proteins below are encoded in one region of Hordeum vulgare subsp. vulgare chromosome 3H, MorexV3_pseudomolecules_assembly, whole genome shotgun sequence:
- the LOC123444680 gene encoding type I inositol polyphosphate 5-phosphatase 10-like isoform X2: MALAGEEKMKGCHPKLFGAKEKKSAKKTDSPSCNADELGPSPSKTVVSASPLKTLSGVKSIRLSHFLAQPSSINRTTEPIRIFVSTWNVGGKAPTAELNMDDFVPPDDHSDIYVLGFQEIVPLNAGNVLVIEDNEPAARWLVLINQALNRPADKDTNVFQHPTSPSVDSTSSRASSSLDTSFSELTKTASGSTIFQKSSLKAIRKPFMPMQRKQLKACNCPTEMIKSSYRDACFRRQKKHADETDSSGEEEKENTRDSCGSVLNEVTSAPTARDQLKYNLIVCKQMVGIFVTVWVKKELVQHIGHLRTSCIGRGILGCLGNKGCISVSMTVHQTSFCFICSHLASGQKEGDEFRRNSDVLEILRLTLFSRLCRRTGRRIPEKILEHDKVIWFGDLNYRIALSYADTKRLLTENNWDALFEKDQLKIERDAGRVFRGWNEGKIYFAPTYKYSSNSDAYAGETATSNKKRRTPAWCDRILWRGEGTSQLSYYRGESRFSDHRPVCGTFIVEVEALNRKTNRRSSNADMKIGAEELLPTDKNKGKEKPTHPDSPCTLSTPPHQSSIPWWRRCCHLSNHDVLVEA, translated from the exons ATGGCGTTAGCCGGTGAGGAAAAAATGAAG GGCTGTCACCCAAAACTTTTCGGTGCAAAGGagaagaaatctgcaaagaagacCGACAGTCCAAGCTGCAATGCAG ATGAGCTTGGACCAAGTCCTTCTAAGACAGTAGTATCCGCTTCCCCCTTGAAAACACTCTCAG GAGTTAAGAGCATACGTCTCAGCCATTTCCTGGCCCAACCTTCTTCTATTAATAGAACAACTGAGCCCATCAG AATTTTTGTCTCTACCTGGAACGTCGGTGGGAAAGCACCTACTGCTGAACTGAACATGGATGATTTTGTTCCACCTGATGATCACTCAGATATTTATGTGTTGGG TTTTCAGGAAATTGTTCCTCTCAATGCTGGTAATGTGCTTGTGATAGAAGACAATGAACCAGCTGCAAGGTGGCTTGTTCTTATAAACCAAGCATTAAACCGGCCAGCTGATAAGGATACCAATGTCTTTCAGCATCCGACATCTCCATCTGTCGATTCTACTTCATCTCGAGCTTCTTCAAGCCTCGATACTTCATTCTCTGAACTAACAAAAACAGCAAGTGGTTCCACAATCTTCCAAAAGTCTTCCCTCAAAGCCATTAGAAAACCTTTCATGCCAATGCAGAGAAAACAGCTTAAGGCCTGCAACTGCCCAACAGAAATGATCAAATCATCCTACAGGGATGCTTGCTTTCGGCGCCAAAAAAAACATGCCGACGAGACTGATTCCTctggagaggaagagaaagagaacaCAAGGGATTCTTGCGGCTCTGTGCTAAACGAAGTAACTTCTGCTCCCACCGCAAGGGATCAGCTAAAATATAACCTCATAGTATGCAAACAAATGGTTGGTATATTTGTCACTGTGTGGGTAAAGAAAGAACTGGTGCAACACATCGGCCATCTAAGAACGTCTTGCATAGGGCGAGGAATTCTGGGCTGTCTTGGAAACAAG GGATGTATATCAGTAAGCATGACAGTGCACCAGACAAGCTTTTGTTTCATCTGCAGCCATTTGGCTTCAGGTCAGAAAGAAGGGGACGAATTCAGAAGAAACTCTGATGTTCTGGAGATACTCCGGCTCACACTGTTTTCGAGGCTTTGCAGGAGAACTGGGCGAAGAATTCCTGAGAAAATTCTTGAGCATGA TAAGGTGATATGGTTTGGGGATTTGAACTACCGTATTGCACTGAGCTATGCTGATACGAAAAGGCTTTTGACGGAAAATAATTGGGATGCCCTTTTCGAGAAGGATCAG TTAAAAATTGAACGAGATGCTGGACGAGTGTTCAGGGGATGGAATGAGGGGAAGATATATTTTGCTCCCACATACAAGTACTCCTCTAACTCGGATGCGTATGCTGGTGAGACTGCAAcatcaaataaaaagaggagaacgCCAGCATG GTGTGATAGAATATTGTGGCGAGGAGAAGGCACTTCGCAATTGTCCTACTACCGTGGAGAGTCCAGATTTTCAGATCATCGTCCTGTCTGTGGAACCTTCATTGTCGAGGTTGAGGCACTAAACAGAAAGACAAATAGGCGCTCATCTAATGCTGACATGAAAATCGGTGCCGAAGAGCTTTTACCAACGGACAAGAATAAGGGTAAAG AAAAACCAACACATCCGGATTCACCGTGTACCTTATCAACACCTCCACATCAAAGTTCCATACCATGGTGGCGGCGATGTTGTCATCTAAGCAATCATGATGTTCTTGTCGAGGCATGA
- the LOC123444680 gene encoding type I inositol polyphosphate 5-phosphatase 10-like isoform X1 — MALAGEEKMKGCHPKLFGAKEKKSAKKTDSPSCNAADELGPSPSKTVVSASPLKTLSGVKSIRLSHFLAQPSSINRTTEPIRIFVSTWNVGGKAPTAELNMDDFVPPDDHSDIYVLGFQEIVPLNAGNVLVIEDNEPAARWLVLINQALNRPADKDTNVFQHPTSPSVDSTSSRASSSLDTSFSELTKTASGSTIFQKSSLKAIRKPFMPMQRKQLKACNCPTEMIKSSYRDACFRRQKKHADETDSSGEEEKENTRDSCGSVLNEVTSAPTARDQLKYNLIVCKQMVGIFVTVWVKKELVQHIGHLRTSCIGRGILGCLGNKGCISVSMTVHQTSFCFICSHLASGQKEGDEFRRNSDVLEILRLTLFSRLCRRTGRRIPEKILEHDKVIWFGDLNYRIALSYADTKRLLTENNWDALFEKDQLKIERDAGRVFRGWNEGKIYFAPTYKYSSNSDAYAGETATSNKKRRTPAWCDRILWRGEGTSQLSYYRGESRFSDHRPVCGTFIVEVEALNRKTNRRSSNADMKIGAEELLPTDKNKGKEKPTHPDSPCTLSTPPHQSSIPWWRRCCHLSNHDVLVEA; from the exons ATGGCGTTAGCCGGTGAGGAAAAAATGAAG GGCTGTCACCCAAAACTTTTCGGTGCAAAGGagaagaaatctgcaaagaagacCGACAGTCCAAGCTGCAATGCAG CAGATGAGCTTGGACCAAGTCCTTCTAAGACAGTAGTATCCGCTTCCCCCTTGAAAACACTCTCAG GAGTTAAGAGCATACGTCTCAGCCATTTCCTGGCCCAACCTTCTTCTATTAATAGAACAACTGAGCCCATCAG AATTTTTGTCTCTACCTGGAACGTCGGTGGGAAAGCACCTACTGCTGAACTGAACATGGATGATTTTGTTCCACCTGATGATCACTCAGATATTTATGTGTTGGG TTTTCAGGAAATTGTTCCTCTCAATGCTGGTAATGTGCTTGTGATAGAAGACAATGAACCAGCTGCAAGGTGGCTTGTTCTTATAAACCAAGCATTAAACCGGCCAGCTGATAAGGATACCAATGTCTTTCAGCATCCGACATCTCCATCTGTCGATTCTACTTCATCTCGAGCTTCTTCAAGCCTCGATACTTCATTCTCTGAACTAACAAAAACAGCAAGTGGTTCCACAATCTTCCAAAAGTCTTCCCTCAAAGCCATTAGAAAACCTTTCATGCCAATGCAGAGAAAACAGCTTAAGGCCTGCAACTGCCCAACAGAAATGATCAAATCATCCTACAGGGATGCTTGCTTTCGGCGCCAAAAAAAACATGCCGACGAGACTGATTCCTctggagaggaagagaaagagaacaCAAGGGATTCTTGCGGCTCTGTGCTAAACGAAGTAACTTCTGCTCCCACCGCAAGGGATCAGCTAAAATATAACCTCATAGTATGCAAACAAATGGTTGGTATATTTGTCACTGTGTGGGTAAAGAAAGAACTGGTGCAACACATCGGCCATCTAAGAACGTCTTGCATAGGGCGAGGAATTCTGGGCTGTCTTGGAAACAAG GGATGTATATCAGTAAGCATGACAGTGCACCAGACAAGCTTTTGTTTCATCTGCAGCCATTTGGCTTCAGGTCAGAAAGAAGGGGACGAATTCAGAAGAAACTCTGATGTTCTGGAGATACTCCGGCTCACACTGTTTTCGAGGCTTTGCAGGAGAACTGGGCGAAGAATTCCTGAGAAAATTCTTGAGCATGA TAAGGTGATATGGTTTGGGGATTTGAACTACCGTATTGCACTGAGCTATGCTGATACGAAAAGGCTTTTGACGGAAAATAATTGGGATGCCCTTTTCGAGAAGGATCAG TTAAAAATTGAACGAGATGCTGGACGAGTGTTCAGGGGATGGAATGAGGGGAAGATATATTTTGCTCCCACATACAAGTACTCCTCTAACTCGGATGCGTATGCTGGTGAGACTGCAAcatcaaataaaaagaggagaacgCCAGCATG GTGTGATAGAATATTGTGGCGAGGAGAAGGCACTTCGCAATTGTCCTACTACCGTGGAGAGTCCAGATTTTCAGATCATCGTCCTGTCTGTGGAACCTTCATTGTCGAGGTTGAGGCACTAAACAGAAAGACAAATAGGCGCTCATCTAATGCTGACATGAAAATCGGTGCCGAAGAGCTTTTACCAACGGACAAGAATAAGGGTAAAG AAAAACCAACACATCCGGATTCACCGTGTACCTTATCAACACCTCCACATCAAAGTTCCATACCATGGTGGCGGCGATGTTGTCATCTAAGCAATCATGATGTTCTTGTCGAGGCATGA
- the LOC123444680 gene encoding type I inositol polyphosphate 5-phosphatase 10-like isoform X3 encodes MALAGEEKMKGCHPKLFGAKEKKSAKKTDSPSCNAADELGPSPSKTVVSASPLKTLSGVKSIRLSHFLAQPSSINRTTEPIRIFVSTWNVGGKAPTAELNMDDFVPPDDHSDIYVLGFQEIVPLNAGNVLVIEDNEPAARWLVLINQALNRPADKDTNVFQHPTSPSVDSTSSRASSSLDTSFSELTKTASGSTIFQKSSLKAIRKPFMPMQRKQLKACNCPTEMIKSSYRDACFRRQKKHADETDSSGEEEKENTRDSCGSVLNEVTSAPTARDQLKYNLIVCKQMVGIFVTVWVKKELVQHIGHLRTSCIGRGILGCLGNKGCISVSMTVHQTSFCFICSHLASGQKEGDEFRRNSDVLEILRLTLFSRLCRRTGRRIPEKILEHDKVIWFGDLNYRIALSYADTKRLLTENNWDALFEKDQLKIERDAGRVFRGWNEGKIYFAPTYKYSSNSDAYAGETATSNKKRRTPAWCDRILWRGEGTSQLSYYRGESRFSDHRPVCGTFIVEVEALNRKTNRRSSNADMKIGAEELLPTDKNKEKPTHPDSPCTLSTPPHQSSIPWWRRCCHLSNHDVLVEA; translated from the exons ATGGCGTTAGCCGGTGAGGAAAAAATGAAG GGCTGTCACCCAAAACTTTTCGGTGCAAAGGagaagaaatctgcaaagaagacCGACAGTCCAAGCTGCAATGCAG CAGATGAGCTTGGACCAAGTCCTTCTAAGACAGTAGTATCCGCTTCCCCCTTGAAAACACTCTCAG GAGTTAAGAGCATACGTCTCAGCCATTTCCTGGCCCAACCTTCTTCTATTAATAGAACAACTGAGCCCATCAG AATTTTTGTCTCTACCTGGAACGTCGGTGGGAAAGCACCTACTGCTGAACTGAACATGGATGATTTTGTTCCACCTGATGATCACTCAGATATTTATGTGTTGGG TTTTCAGGAAATTGTTCCTCTCAATGCTGGTAATGTGCTTGTGATAGAAGACAATGAACCAGCTGCAAGGTGGCTTGTTCTTATAAACCAAGCATTAAACCGGCCAGCTGATAAGGATACCAATGTCTTTCAGCATCCGACATCTCCATCTGTCGATTCTACTTCATCTCGAGCTTCTTCAAGCCTCGATACTTCATTCTCTGAACTAACAAAAACAGCAAGTGGTTCCACAATCTTCCAAAAGTCTTCCCTCAAAGCCATTAGAAAACCTTTCATGCCAATGCAGAGAAAACAGCTTAAGGCCTGCAACTGCCCAACAGAAATGATCAAATCATCCTACAGGGATGCTTGCTTTCGGCGCCAAAAAAAACATGCCGACGAGACTGATTCCTctggagaggaagagaaagagaacaCAAGGGATTCTTGCGGCTCTGTGCTAAACGAAGTAACTTCTGCTCCCACCGCAAGGGATCAGCTAAAATATAACCTCATAGTATGCAAACAAATGGTTGGTATATTTGTCACTGTGTGGGTAAAGAAAGAACTGGTGCAACACATCGGCCATCTAAGAACGTCTTGCATAGGGCGAGGAATTCTGGGCTGTCTTGGAAACAAG GGATGTATATCAGTAAGCATGACAGTGCACCAGACAAGCTTTTGTTTCATCTGCAGCCATTTGGCTTCAGGTCAGAAAGAAGGGGACGAATTCAGAAGAAACTCTGATGTTCTGGAGATACTCCGGCTCACACTGTTTTCGAGGCTTTGCAGGAGAACTGGGCGAAGAATTCCTGAGAAAATTCTTGAGCATGA TAAGGTGATATGGTTTGGGGATTTGAACTACCGTATTGCACTGAGCTATGCTGATACGAAAAGGCTTTTGACGGAAAATAATTGGGATGCCCTTTTCGAGAAGGATCAG TTAAAAATTGAACGAGATGCTGGACGAGTGTTCAGGGGATGGAATGAGGGGAAGATATATTTTGCTCCCACATACAAGTACTCCTCTAACTCGGATGCGTATGCTGGTGAGACTGCAAcatcaaataaaaagaggagaacgCCAGCATG GTGTGATAGAATATTGTGGCGAGGAGAAGGCACTTCGCAATTGTCCTACTACCGTGGAGAGTCCAGATTTTCAGATCATCGTCCTGTCTGTGGAACCTTCATTGTCGAGGTTGAGGCACTAAACAGAAAGACAAATAGGCGCTCATCTAATGCTGACATGAAAATCGGTGCCGAAGAGCTTTTACCAACGGACAAGAATAAGG AAAAACCAACACATCCGGATTCACCGTGTACCTTATCAACACCTCCACATCAAAGTTCCATACCATGGTGGCGGCGATGTTGTCATCTAAGCAATCATGATGTTCTTGTCGAGGCATGA
- the LOC123444680 gene encoding type I inositol polyphosphate 5-phosphatase 10-like isoform X5 has product MALAGEEKMKGCHPKLFGAKEKKSAKKTDSPSCNADELGPSPSKTVVSASPLKTLSGVKSIRLSHFLAQPSSINRTTEPIRIFVSTWNVGGKAPTAELNMDDFVPPDDHSDIYVLGFQEIVPLNAGNVLVIEDNEPAARWLVLINQALNRPADKDTNVFQHPTSPSVDSTSSRASSSLDTSFSELTKTASGSTIFQKSSLKAIRKPFMPMQRKQLKACNCPTEMIKSSYRDACFRRQKKHADETDSSGEEEKENTRDSCGSVLNEVTSAPTARDQLKYNLIVCKQMVGIFVTVWVKKELVQHIGHLRTSCIGRGILGCLGNKGCISVSMTVHQTSFCFICSHLASGQKEGDEFRRNSDVLEILRLTLFSRLCRRTGRRIPEKILEHDKVIWFGDLNYRIALSYADTKRLLTENNWDALFEKDQLKIERDAGRVFRGWNEGKIYFAPTYKYSSNSDAYAGETATSNKKRRTPAWCDRILWRGEGTSQLSYYRGESRFSDHRPVCGTFIVEVEALNRKTNRRSSNADMKIGAEELLPTDKNKGKGTSRSVSFHKITQ; this is encoded by the exons ATGGCGTTAGCCGGTGAGGAAAAAATGAAG GGCTGTCACCCAAAACTTTTCGGTGCAAAGGagaagaaatctgcaaagaagacCGACAGTCCAAGCTGCAATGCAG ATGAGCTTGGACCAAGTCCTTCTAAGACAGTAGTATCCGCTTCCCCCTTGAAAACACTCTCAG GAGTTAAGAGCATACGTCTCAGCCATTTCCTGGCCCAACCTTCTTCTATTAATAGAACAACTGAGCCCATCAG AATTTTTGTCTCTACCTGGAACGTCGGTGGGAAAGCACCTACTGCTGAACTGAACATGGATGATTTTGTTCCACCTGATGATCACTCAGATATTTATGTGTTGGG TTTTCAGGAAATTGTTCCTCTCAATGCTGGTAATGTGCTTGTGATAGAAGACAATGAACCAGCTGCAAGGTGGCTTGTTCTTATAAACCAAGCATTAAACCGGCCAGCTGATAAGGATACCAATGTCTTTCAGCATCCGACATCTCCATCTGTCGATTCTACTTCATCTCGAGCTTCTTCAAGCCTCGATACTTCATTCTCTGAACTAACAAAAACAGCAAGTGGTTCCACAATCTTCCAAAAGTCTTCCCTCAAAGCCATTAGAAAACCTTTCATGCCAATGCAGAGAAAACAGCTTAAGGCCTGCAACTGCCCAACAGAAATGATCAAATCATCCTACAGGGATGCTTGCTTTCGGCGCCAAAAAAAACATGCCGACGAGACTGATTCCTctggagaggaagagaaagagaacaCAAGGGATTCTTGCGGCTCTGTGCTAAACGAAGTAACTTCTGCTCCCACCGCAAGGGATCAGCTAAAATATAACCTCATAGTATGCAAACAAATGGTTGGTATATTTGTCACTGTGTGGGTAAAGAAAGAACTGGTGCAACACATCGGCCATCTAAGAACGTCTTGCATAGGGCGAGGAATTCTGGGCTGTCTTGGAAACAAG GGATGTATATCAGTAAGCATGACAGTGCACCAGACAAGCTTTTGTTTCATCTGCAGCCATTTGGCTTCAGGTCAGAAAGAAGGGGACGAATTCAGAAGAAACTCTGATGTTCTGGAGATACTCCGGCTCACACTGTTTTCGAGGCTTTGCAGGAGAACTGGGCGAAGAATTCCTGAGAAAATTCTTGAGCATGA TAAGGTGATATGGTTTGGGGATTTGAACTACCGTATTGCACTGAGCTATGCTGATACGAAAAGGCTTTTGACGGAAAATAATTGGGATGCCCTTTTCGAGAAGGATCAG TTAAAAATTGAACGAGATGCTGGACGAGTGTTCAGGGGATGGAATGAGGGGAAGATATATTTTGCTCCCACATACAAGTACTCCTCTAACTCGGATGCGTATGCTGGTGAGACTGCAAcatcaaataaaaagaggagaacgCCAGCATG GTGTGATAGAATATTGTGGCGAGGAGAAGGCACTTCGCAATTGTCCTACTACCGTGGAGAGTCCAGATTTTCAGATCATCGTCCTGTCTGTGGAACCTTCATTGTCGAGGTTGAGGCACTAAACAGAAAGACAAATAGGCGCTCATCTAATGCTGACATGAAAATCGGTGCCGAAGAGCTTTTACCAACGGACAAGAATAAGGGTAAAG GCACATCACGGAGTGTGAGCTTCCACAAAATAACACAATAA
- the LOC123444680 gene encoding type I inositol polyphosphate 5-phosphatase 10-like isoform X4, whose protein sequence is MALAGEEKMKGCHPKLFGAKEKKSAKKTDSPSCNAADELGPSPSKTVVSASPLKTLSGVKSIRLSHFLAQPSSINRTTEPIRIFVSTWNVGGKAPTAELNMDDFVPPDDHSDIYVLGFQEIVPLNAGNVLVIEDNEPAARWLVLINQALNRPADKDTNVFQHPTSPSVDSTSSRASSSLDTSFSELTKTASGSTIFQKSSLKAIRKPFMPMQRKQLKACNCPTEMIKSSYRDACFRRQKKHADETDSSGEEEKENTRDSCGSVLNEVTSAPTARDQLKYNLIVCKQMVGIFVTVWVKKELVQHIGHLRTSCIGRGILGCLGNKGCISVSMTVHQTSFCFICSHLASGQKEGDEFRRNSDVLEILRLTLFSRLCRRTGRRIPEKILEHDKVIWFGDLNYRIALSYADTKRLLTENNWDALFEKDQLKIERDAGRVFRGWNEGKIYFAPTYKYSSNSDAYAGETATSNKKRRTPAWCDRILWRGEGTSQLSYYRGESRFSDHRPVCGTFIVEVEALNRKTNRRSSNADMKIGAEELLPTDKNKGKGTSRSVSFHKITQ, encoded by the exons ATGGCGTTAGCCGGTGAGGAAAAAATGAAG GGCTGTCACCCAAAACTTTTCGGTGCAAAGGagaagaaatctgcaaagaagacCGACAGTCCAAGCTGCAATGCAG CAGATGAGCTTGGACCAAGTCCTTCTAAGACAGTAGTATCCGCTTCCCCCTTGAAAACACTCTCAG GAGTTAAGAGCATACGTCTCAGCCATTTCCTGGCCCAACCTTCTTCTATTAATAGAACAACTGAGCCCATCAG AATTTTTGTCTCTACCTGGAACGTCGGTGGGAAAGCACCTACTGCTGAACTGAACATGGATGATTTTGTTCCACCTGATGATCACTCAGATATTTATGTGTTGGG TTTTCAGGAAATTGTTCCTCTCAATGCTGGTAATGTGCTTGTGATAGAAGACAATGAACCAGCTGCAAGGTGGCTTGTTCTTATAAACCAAGCATTAAACCGGCCAGCTGATAAGGATACCAATGTCTTTCAGCATCCGACATCTCCATCTGTCGATTCTACTTCATCTCGAGCTTCTTCAAGCCTCGATACTTCATTCTCTGAACTAACAAAAACAGCAAGTGGTTCCACAATCTTCCAAAAGTCTTCCCTCAAAGCCATTAGAAAACCTTTCATGCCAATGCAGAGAAAACAGCTTAAGGCCTGCAACTGCCCAACAGAAATGATCAAATCATCCTACAGGGATGCTTGCTTTCGGCGCCAAAAAAAACATGCCGACGAGACTGATTCCTctggagaggaagagaaagagaacaCAAGGGATTCTTGCGGCTCTGTGCTAAACGAAGTAACTTCTGCTCCCACCGCAAGGGATCAGCTAAAATATAACCTCATAGTATGCAAACAAATGGTTGGTATATTTGTCACTGTGTGGGTAAAGAAAGAACTGGTGCAACACATCGGCCATCTAAGAACGTCTTGCATAGGGCGAGGAATTCTGGGCTGTCTTGGAAACAAG GGATGTATATCAGTAAGCATGACAGTGCACCAGACAAGCTTTTGTTTCATCTGCAGCCATTTGGCTTCAGGTCAGAAAGAAGGGGACGAATTCAGAAGAAACTCTGATGTTCTGGAGATACTCCGGCTCACACTGTTTTCGAGGCTTTGCAGGAGAACTGGGCGAAGAATTCCTGAGAAAATTCTTGAGCATGA TAAGGTGATATGGTTTGGGGATTTGAACTACCGTATTGCACTGAGCTATGCTGATACGAAAAGGCTTTTGACGGAAAATAATTGGGATGCCCTTTTCGAGAAGGATCAG TTAAAAATTGAACGAGATGCTGGACGAGTGTTCAGGGGATGGAATGAGGGGAAGATATATTTTGCTCCCACATACAAGTACTCCTCTAACTCGGATGCGTATGCTGGTGAGACTGCAAcatcaaataaaaagaggagaacgCCAGCATG GTGTGATAGAATATTGTGGCGAGGAGAAGGCACTTCGCAATTGTCCTACTACCGTGGAGAGTCCAGATTTTCAGATCATCGTCCTGTCTGTGGAACCTTCATTGTCGAGGTTGAGGCACTAAACAGAAAGACAAATAGGCGCTCATCTAATGCTGACATGAAAATCGGTGCCGAAGAGCTTTTACCAACGGACAAGAATAAGGGTAAAG GCACATCACGGAGTGTGAGCTTCCACAAAATAACACAATAA
- the LOC123444680 gene encoding type I inositol polyphosphate 5-phosphatase 10-like isoform X6, whose translation MALAGEEKMKGCHPKLFGAKEKKSAKKTDSPSCNAADELGPSPSKTVVSASPLKTLSGVKSIRLSHFLAQPSSINRTTEPIRIFVSTWNVGGKAPTAELNMDDFVPPDDHSDIYVLGFQEIVPLNAGNVLVIEDNEPAARWLVLINQALNRPADKDTNVFQHPTSPSVDSTSSRASSSLDTSFSELTKTASGSTIFQKSSLKAIRKPFMPMQRKQLKACNCPTEMIKSSYRDACFRRQKKHADETDSSGEEEKENTRDSCGSVLNEVTSAPTARDQLKYNLIVCKQMVGIFVTVWVKKELVQHIGHLRTSCIGRGILGCLGNKGCISVSMTVHQTSFCFICSHLASGQKEGDEFRRNSDVLEILRLTLFSRLCRRTGRRIPEKILEHDKVIWFGDLNYRIALSYADTKRLLTENNWDALFEKDQLKIERDAGRVFRGWNEGKIYFAPTYKYSSNSDAYAGETATSNKKRRTPAWCDRILWRGEGTSQLSYYRGESRFSDHRPVCGTFIVEVEALNRKTNRRSSNADMKIGAEELLPTDKNKGTSRSVSFHKITQ comes from the exons ATGGCGTTAGCCGGTGAGGAAAAAATGAAG GGCTGTCACCCAAAACTTTTCGGTGCAAAGGagaagaaatctgcaaagaagacCGACAGTCCAAGCTGCAATGCAG CAGATGAGCTTGGACCAAGTCCTTCTAAGACAGTAGTATCCGCTTCCCCCTTGAAAACACTCTCAG GAGTTAAGAGCATACGTCTCAGCCATTTCCTGGCCCAACCTTCTTCTATTAATAGAACAACTGAGCCCATCAG AATTTTTGTCTCTACCTGGAACGTCGGTGGGAAAGCACCTACTGCTGAACTGAACATGGATGATTTTGTTCCACCTGATGATCACTCAGATATTTATGTGTTGGG TTTTCAGGAAATTGTTCCTCTCAATGCTGGTAATGTGCTTGTGATAGAAGACAATGAACCAGCTGCAAGGTGGCTTGTTCTTATAAACCAAGCATTAAACCGGCCAGCTGATAAGGATACCAATGTCTTTCAGCATCCGACATCTCCATCTGTCGATTCTACTTCATCTCGAGCTTCTTCAAGCCTCGATACTTCATTCTCTGAACTAACAAAAACAGCAAGTGGTTCCACAATCTTCCAAAAGTCTTCCCTCAAAGCCATTAGAAAACCTTTCATGCCAATGCAGAGAAAACAGCTTAAGGCCTGCAACTGCCCAACAGAAATGATCAAATCATCCTACAGGGATGCTTGCTTTCGGCGCCAAAAAAAACATGCCGACGAGACTGATTCCTctggagaggaagagaaagagaacaCAAGGGATTCTTGCGGCTCTGTGCTAAACGAAGTAACTTCTGCTCCCACCGCAAGGGATCAGCTAAAATATAACCTCATAGTATGCAAACAAATGGTTGGTATATTTGTCACTGTGTGGGTAAAGAAAGAACTGGTGCAACACATCGGCCATCTAAGAACGTCTTGCATAGGGCGAGGAATTCTGGGCTGTCTTGGAAACAAG GGATGTATATCAGTAAGCATGACAGTGCACCAGACAAGCTTTTGTTTCATCTGCAGCCATTTGGCTTCAGGTCAGAAAGAAGGGGACGAATTCAGAAGAAACTCTGATGTTCTGGAGATACTCCGGCTCACACTGTTTTCGAGGCTTTGCAGGAGAACTGGGCGAAGAATTCCTGAGAAAATTCTTGAGCATGA TAAGGTGATATGGTTTGGGGATTTGAACTACCGTATTGCACTGAGCTATGCTGATACGAAAAGGCTTTTGACGGAAAATAATTGGGATGCCCTTTTCGAGAAGGATCAG TTAAAAATTGAACGAGATGCTGGACGAGTGTTCAGGGGATGGAATGAGGGGAAGATATATTTTGCTCCCACATACAAGTACTCCTCTAACTCGGATGCGTATGCTGGTGAGACTGCAAcatcaaataaaaagaggagaacgCCAGCATG GTGTGATAGAATATTGTGGCGAGGAGAAGGCACTTCGCAATTGTCCTACTACCGTGGAGAGTCCAGATTTTCAGATCATCGTCCTGTCTGTGGAACCTTCATTGTCGAGGTTGAGGCACTAAACAGAAAGACAAATAGGCGCTCATCTAATGCTGACATGAAAATCGGTGCCGAAGAGCTTTTACCAACGGACAAGAATAAGG GCACATCACGGAGTGTGAGCTTCCACAAAATAACACAATAA